The following are encoded in a window of Hemitrygon akajei unplaced genomic scaffold, sHemAka1.3 Scf000059, whole genome shotgun sequence genomic DNA:
- the LOC140721652 gene encoding uncharacterized protein — protein sequence MAHQRIHTRERPFTCSDCGKGFTKASKLKVHQRVHTGERPFTCSDCGKGFTKASKLKVHQRVHTGERPFTCSDCGKGFTCSSQLKVHQRVHTGERPFTCSDCGKKFSCSSQLKVHQRVHTGERPFTCSDCGKGFTLSSKLKVHQRLHTGERPFTCSNCGMGFTCSSNLKVHQSVHTRERPFTCSDCGKGFTQSSKLKIHQRVHTGERPFTCSDCGKGFARSSQVKVHQRVHTGERPFTCSECGKGFTQSSTLIAHQRVHNREWLFNCSDCGKGFTSSSQLKVHQRVHTGERPFTCSECGKGFSQSSNLQAHQSVHTGERPFTCSVCGKGFTRSYKLKVHQRVHTGERPFTCSDCGKGFIQSSTLIEHQRVHTGERPFTCTDCGKGFTSSSQLKEHQRVHTGEKPFTCSECGKGFTQSSHLQAHRSVHTGERPYTCLDCGKGFASSSQLQRHQRVHTG from the coding sequence atggctcaccagcgaattcacaccagggagcggccattcacctgctcagactgtgggaagggattcactaaagcATCTAAacttaaggtacatcagcgagttcacactggggagaggccatttacctgctcagactgtgggaagggattcactaaagcATCTAAacttaaggtacatcagcgagttcacactggagagaggccgtttacctgctcagactgtgggaagggattcacttgctcgtctcaactgaaggtacatcagagagttcacactggagagaggccgttcacctgctcagactgtgggaagaaattcagttgctcatctcaactgaaagtacatcaacgagtccacactggggagagaccattcacctgctcagactgcgggaagggattcactctgtcatctaaactgaaggtacatcagagacttcacactggagagaggccgttcacctgctcaaactgtgggatgggattcacttgctcatctaatctGAAGGTACACCAGTCTGTTCACACGAGAGAGAgaccatttacctgctcagactgtgggaagggattcactcagtcatctaaactgaagatacatcagagagttcacactggagagaggccattcacctgctcagactgtgggaagggattcgctcggtcatctcaagtgaaggtacatcagagagttcacactggagagaggccattcacctgctcagagtgtgggaagggattcactcagtcatccaccttaattgctcaccagcgagttcacaacaGGGAGTGGCTGTTCaactgctcggactgtgggaagggattcacttcatcatctcaactgaaggtacatcagcgagttcacactggggagaggccattcacctgctcagagtgtgggaaggggttcagtcagtcatccaacctacaagcacaccagtcagttcacacaggggagaggccattcacctgctcagtgtgtgggaagggattcactcggtcatataaactgaaggtacatcagcgagttcacactggagagaggccgttcacctgctccgactgtgggaagggattcattcaatcatccaccctaatagaacaccagcgagttcacactggggagagaccattcacctgcacggactgtgggaagggattcacttcatcatctcaactgaaggaacatcagcgagttcacactggggagaagccattcacctgctcagagtgtgggaaaggattcactcagtcatcccacctgcaagcgcaccggtcagttcacactggggagagaccatacacctgcttagactgtgggaagggattcgcttcgtcatctcaactacagagacaccagcgagttcacactgggtag
- the LOC140721643 gene encoding uncharacterized protein codes for MAHQRVHTAERPYTCSECGKGFIRSSKLKVHQRVHTGERPFSCSDCGKGFNESSQLKVHQRVHTGERPFTCSVCWKGFTCSSKLMVHQRVHTGERPFTCLDCGKTFTCSSQLKVHQRVHTGEWPFTCSDCGKGFTQSSKLKVHQRVHTGERPFTCSDCGKGYTCSSQLKVHQRAHTGERPFTCSVCGKGFTRSSELLVHQRVHTGERPFTCSDCGKGFTRSSELLVHQRIHTGEWPFTCLDCGKGFTCSSQLKVHQRVHTGERPFTCLDCGKGFTCSSQLKVHQRIHTGEQPFNCSDCGKGFTCSFKLMVHQRVHTGERPFTCSDCGKGFTCSSQLKVHQRVHTGERPFTCSDCGKGFTLSSQLLRHQSVHTGERPFTCSNCGKGFTQSYTLKAHQSVHTGERPFTCLDCGKGFTCSSKLKLHQRVHTGERPFTCSDCGKGFTCSSKLKVHQRVHTGERPFIC; via the coding sequence atggctcaccagcgagttcacacagcgGAGCGGCCatacacctgctcagaatgtgggaagggattcattcggtcatctaaactgaaggtacatcagcgagttcacactggcgagaggccattctcctgctcggactgtgggaagggattcaatgaatcatctcaactgaaggtgcatcagagagttcacactggggagcggccattcacctgctcagtctgttggaagggattcacttgttcatctaaactgatggtacatcagcgagttcacactggggagaggccgttcacctgcttggactgtgggaagacattcacttgctcatcccaactgaaggtacaccagcgagttcacactggggagtggccgttcacctgctcagactgtgggaagggattcactcagtcatctaaactgaaggtacatcagcgagttcacactggggagaggccattcacctgctcggactgtgggaagggatacacttgctcatcccaactgaaggtacatcagagagctcacactggagaaaggccgttcacctgctccgtctgtgggaaaggattcactcggtcatccgaactactggtacaccagcgagttcacactggggagaggccattcacctgctcagattgtgggaagggattcactcggtcatccgaacTACTGGTACATCAACGAATTCACACCGGGgagtggcctttcacctgcttggactgtgggaaaggattcacttgctcatcccaactgaaggtacatcaacgagttcacaccggggagagaccattcacctgcttggactgtgggaaaggattcacttgctcatcccaactgaaggtacatcagagaattcacactggggagcagcCGTTCaattgctcggactgtgggaaaggattcacttgctcatttaaactgatggtacatcagcgagttcacactggagagaggccattcacctgctcagactgtgggaagggattcacttgctcatcccaattgaaggtacatcagagagttcacactggggagaggccgttcacctgctcagactgtgggaagggattcactttgtcatcgcaGCTACTGaggcaccagtcagttcacactggggagaggcctttcacctgctcaaactgtgggaagggattcactcagtcatacacactaaaggcacaccagtcagttcacactggggagaggccgttcacctgcttggactgtgggaagggattcacttgctcatctaaactgaagttacatcagcgagttcacactggagaaaggccattcacctgctcagactgtggaaagggattcacttgttcatctaagctgaaggtacatcagcgagttcatactggggagaggccattcatatgctga